CTTGgttgttatttttttacatacaaCAATAATCTATGTGTTTGTTTGCAGAATTTTCTCCCTCCAATtctcctatttttttttaaacttaattttatttattcattaaatcaattattaatgaagaagatgaatcaAGCAAGATTTTGATTATGGCGGCAACTAAAACCTCACGATCCGGCGGCGGAAGCGGTGGCGACGACTATATGTTTCGCGCCAGCAAACGTTTAAAAACGGAAACTAGCGGCGGATTAGCAAGGTTCAAAGGAATCGCGCCGCAACAAAATGGGCATTGGGGCGCTCAAATCTACGCCAACCATCAAAGGATTTGGCTCGGTACATTCAAATCGGAGAACGAAGCAGCGCTGGCGTATGACAGTGCGGCGATCGGACTTCGTATTGGAGATCCCCATCGGAATTTTCCCTGGTCCTATGACAACATCCAAGAACCTAATTTCCAAAATCTTCACACCACTCGAGATATACTGAACATGATCAAATCCGGTTCTTACCAATCCAAATACGCCGATTATACCAAATCAAGCGCAAATCACAACAAAAACACGATCCACAACGACACAAAATTCGCATGCCAACAACTTTTTCAGAAGGAATTAACTCCAAGTGACGTCGGAAAGCTTAACCGTCTCGTCATCCCTAAAAAACATGCCGTCAAACACTTCCCGCACATCGAAAACGATCACCAAACCTTCACCACCGCCAATGGCGGTTGCGAAGACGTCGAGCTTGTTTTCTACGATACGTCGATGAAAATGTGGAGATTTCGGTACTGTTACTGTAAGAGCAGCCAAAGCTTTGTGTTTACGAGGGGATGGAACCGATTCGTGAAGGATAAAAAGCTGAAGGAAAAGGACGCCATCGCGTTTTACACATGCGAATGCACCGGGGAGATCGAACATGGCCGGGGTTTCTTCTTGATCGATGTGAATTATAATGGTGGTGATGACGAAAATGGTGGTCGCATCGATGTGTTTAAGAGATTGGGGTCGTCATCGGTTCTTCGTCATCATCAAGGTGAGTTGCATGTGGGATTGGAATTGAACTTGGGGACGAATTTTTACTGCAATTTGGATGAAAAACACAATGAAAATGGTGAAGAACAGGGTCTCAGTGGATTAAAATCGTCATCCTCCCATAGTGTGAAGGAGAAGAGGATTACTTTATTTGGAGCACGGATTAACTGATAATTacagtattatatatattttggactTTTTTTTCCCAAGCATTATGCTGGATTTGGATGAGCGGTATTTTAACTGTGATTAGTGTAAAATCAGTGATAGcggtgaaattaaatttggtaACGATACTATAacatgagacaaaaagtaaactataCGCATCGCACCCCACCGCCCTTCCAAACCCAACCTTAATTATATTTTCGATGTTTTTGTAATTAGATTGGGGTAACATTGATTAGATATCAATGCAAATGGTTGGtccaataattaaataaattattaaagttttataaaaaataaatataattttttttaaaaattggttcattaaatttttagctCAATTTGATCCGTTCATATTAGTTTAGGGAACAATCAATTTAACTTCTTTCTCCAAATTAGTATATCTGTCACTGGGGTGGAGTCAAGGGGTTGGCAAGCCAGACCCAgcctaaaatggaaatttaactattaaatcctttataatttataaaaactttaaattagtataaggtaaaattataaaattttgatttagtactataaaaattataaagatgtaggctatttaaatggttaaattgcttttttttttttacttatgtaaaaataaacaacttaaTTCTGGCCCCAAAAAAAATCTAGCTTCACCCCTATTGGTTTGTTGGATTGGTTCGGTTCGATTTCAACAACCTTCCATGATTGAAGATTTTCATAATAcaatttttactattatgtttttaacctttaaaacaaatgataacatttcttgataaaaatatatctcTAGTCCTTCTCAATTTCGAATGTGAGCAACTAAGGACGATTAATCACAACActaatattttccatcaattatacatgattttgattggtatagtaacaaaattagcctcaaaatttacacattttgtcaatttggtattaagttaacaatttaatcccacAACATTTGTGTAAATTGAGGCTGAATTTGTTgaactttttagaattaaggccaaaatgaaaaaaatatgtaaaaatcaaAGGCTacatttgttattataccaatcaaaattatctaCGACTGACGAAAGtcattattgttgtaattaattGCCCTTAGTTGCTCAGTTTTTAAATTAGTATGGATTAAACTACTCCAATTTTTTGAgagggaccaatttgctctATTTCGAATTTATAGAAGATTGAAGAGGTCTTTTTGCCATATTTATTCAAACGTATTACATTCTCCTAGTTGTAACAATAACGATGCCAATCAAACTAATACTCAATTCATAGTGAAAATTGGAAATTGAAGACTTCATATACTTGTTGTAACGACAACGATGCCAATTAAACTAAGACTAAATTCATcgtgaaaattgaaattttcgtATAATGGTTTAGTTAACTACTAAGTCAAACCGTAGTGTTGGGTTCCAAATAGCATTTTAGACTTTTTATATGCTGATCTTTTCATTTATAAATAGAATAAgctcttaatattttttttttcaaacttttaagaGTTTATTCCATTAAAAAATCATCATAAGAGAGCTTTTAGTCAAACTATTCAAAatgcaagaaagaaaaaaataaaagaaacaaagaagtaagaaaaaatagtcaaaataactaaattcgGCACCAATTAAAGGTGTTTATGGGCCGAGCAGGGCTTGACCAAAATATTAGGCCTGTTTGCTAGGTTCGGTCTaagaaaatgggcctacaacTTTGCCCAAGCTCAACccggataaaaatattaaaactcgaGCCTGATCTggttgtatttaatttttattaaaaatatatcatacataaaaaatgctaaaaacatcaaaataaatgttttccaacaaattttaaaaaaatataaatacttaaataacactaaaatatgtacaacttaacaaacaaatacctctaaaatagtaacaaaattaacaataaaataagagttatataatatccaaacaatgataacaaaatagtagcaacatgaTAGTTAAATGGTAGCAAAACAGtgagaaaacaacaaaacagtaaaaatcaacaagaaaacaacatttcttttttgaaaatttgggtCGGGCTTGTTTTCTAAATGGGCATtattttttacccaagcccattttcaggcctatatttttacacAAACCCTCTAACTACGCCCgccccatggacaggtctagcaCAAATGGGAGTCGATGAATAATCCATAACTTAGGGtccgtttgtttacatgtaaaaggttttacgGAAAATGTTTTCTGCATTTTTCTATATTTGTTTCACATAAAACAACTTGGTCAACGGAAAATGACTTATAGGTCAACGAAAAATAAGCCTTTTtccttgtaaaatgacttacccttttgaaaagcgtaagtcattttccggaaaagagctcatcaatagataattttacttttatataaaattaacttaaattaagtttaatattattatattaataataaattttattttttctttttaaaatatttaaaatattaatataaaatattatatttttaatattattaaacatacatatttaattatttatatttagtcatataataaattattaatataattaatataaattattattttaataaattatttaatatttaaattttattttaatactaaattttaaaaataattttaaataatattattcacatattattgaaaatatcaatattaatattttaatactaaagatttattacaattataaatatattaataataaatgttttgtagtgtaaatgttaaaatatgtcataagtctatatactcttcacaaatttgtaatttagtttatgtatttttattttcaagaatttagtccatttactttcttgatttgaaaatcaagtccaatcttgacattgttgatttttttgtcaactttgttaatgtcacattttaaataaaaatacccagttggtagtcatgtaactaaaaataatcgttgcaatgaacctaaatttaacaaaatatttttaatatatgtaaaaataatgtaaaatataaaattgtagatataaaataaactcaattaaacaatgaaaaaataaaaaaaatctcaaatgtatgtttgtttaattgaaaacgacttttatgaaatatttttaaagaacctgccaaacaaatgaaaatattttacacagattcatccaaacaccaaaaGATATTAGTTTTTccaaaaaagtaaattattttccagaaattattttCCGGAAgtcattttcagtgaaacaaatAGAGCCTTAGATGCTTATAGGTGTTGAGGTCTTAAATCAAACTTGTCAATTGACATTTTATTTCCTCGTTGGtactttattttaaactcaGTACACATAAGTGTCACTATACTCTCCAAAAAAACGAGGGTTAATATATGCAGGGGTACCTAAACTTTGAAACTCATACCTACTTggtacatttttttttgtaacctAACTAATACCTAATCTTAGAAATCATAAGCCAACTTGATATTCTTTTAGTTACCTGACTAACATTGTGGCGCTAACGATCAATAGCATGGTGACACGTGACAAAAAAGTTatagtttattataaaattcaaatattttattttttaccacATGTCAAAATGTGAGGTTATCATGTATTATCGTGCAATTGATTGTCAATTCCACATTAGCGTATTTTAGTGGTGTTAGTCAATTACCTAACAAAATGTATCACATGGGTTAcagtttttaagtttatgtaccaattaagtaaaatagtcacttttgtttgtcttaaattacattttagccacttatgtttgaaatattacattttagtcacttacgttatcgtgttgtaacattttagtcactaagcaTTAATTGCCGTTAACAGTGTAACAGTAAGCTgacgtgacacgttaaatcatcatttcaaatgaaaattttaggttaaattatacaattggtctctatatttttttcgttttgagcaatttaattttttttacggtaaaagagatggagaagtGGGGAAAATAGAAGGAGAAacagaaaagaatgaaaaaaaaaggaaaaaaaaggaaaattaaaagaatataaaagaccTATTTGGCATTTAATAGAATATAACAGAGACAGCCCTACGTggcaatttaaattaaatttatttaattaaaaacctttttTCATCGTAACAACTGGACATCTAAgttggtatttaaaactcatttggactgccaTGTAGGACTACAGTTAGGAAGGTAACAAAGCTTAACAGTAAAGTGAAcactttgtaacaaaacgataacataagcgactaaaacgtaatatttcaaacataagtgactaaaataaaatctaagtCAAACagaaatgattatttttatagtttagccAACAATTTAATACTCTAATGACTTAACTGAAAATAGggataattaatttagtgattaaCCGTGTAGTTAATGCTTA
The Gossypium raimondii isolate GPD5lz chromosome 8, ASM2569854v1, whole genome shotgun sequence DNA segment above includes these coding regions:
- the LOC105790106 gene encoding AP2/ERF and B3 domain-containing transcription factor At1g50680, with the protein product MAATKTSRSGGGSGGDDYMFRASKRLKTETSGGLARFKGIAPQQNGHWGAQIYANHQRIWLGTFKSENEAALAYDSAAIGLRIGDPHRNFPWSYDNIQEPNFQNLHTTRDILNMIKSGSYQSKYADYTKSSANHNKNTIHNDTKFACQQLFQKELTPSDVGKLNRLVIPKKHAVKHFPHIENDHQTFTTANGGCEDVELVFYDTSMKMWRFRYCYCKSSQSFVFTRGWNRFVKDKKLKEKDAIAFYTCECTGEIEHGRGFFLIDVNYNGGDDENGGRIDVFKRLGSSSVLRHHQGELHVGLELNLGTNFYCNLDEKHNENGEEQGLSGLKSSSSHSVKEKRITLFGARIN